A window of Garciella nitratireducens DSM 15102 contains these coding sequences:
- the truB gene encoding tRNA pseudouridine(55) synthase TruB, translated as MDGILNVLKPPGMTSHDVVQWIKTILEEKKVGHSGTLDPGAAGVLPVFIGKATKIIPYIYQDRKIYRVEIIFGKTTDTQDRFGKVIKECTPYFSLNDLEYSLNVFTGAIEQKPPIYSAIKINGKKLYEYARKGQNIEIPKREVVIHNIELVHHDLPYNAYLNIECSRGTYIRSLCRDIGEFLGCGAYMGFLLRISSGIFSISSSYTLEEIEFKYKNRSIKDILLPIDFPLKNYSKIEIKESAKKSLENGNPIYPQGIISDMKKYHKGTFVIIYCNEQLLALGEILYDKEKERCYIKPFRVLK; from the coding sequence ATGGATGGAATATTAAATGTCTTAAAGCCGCCAGGAATGACATCTCATGATGTTGTTCAATGGATAAAAACAATTTTAGAGGAGAAAAAGGTTGGACACAGTGGAACTTTAGATCCTGGTGCTGCTGGAGTATTGCCAGTGTTTATAGGAAAAGCTACAAAAATTATTCCATATATATACCAAGATAGAAAAATCTATAGAGTTGAGATCATTTTTGGAAAGACAACAGATACTCAAGACCGGTTTGGAAAAGTTATTAAAGAGTGTACTCCTTATTTTTCTTTAAATGATTTAGAATATTCATTAAATGTTTTTACTGGAGCTATTGAACAAAAACCGCCTATATATTCTGCAATAAAGATAAACGGAAAAAAATTATATGAATATGCTCGTAAAGGACAAAATATAGAAATACCTAAAAGAGAAGTAGTAATTCATAATATAGAATTAGTACATCATGATCTTCCTTATAACGCATATTTAAACATAGAATGTTCAAGGGGAACGTATATTCGGTCTTTGTGTAGAGATATAGGTGAATTTTTAGGATGTGGGGCTTATATGGGATTTTTATTACGGATTAGTTCAGGGATATTTTCTATTTCTTCTTCTTATACATTAGAAGAGATAGAATTTAAATATAAAAATCGATCTATAAAAGATATACTGCTTCCGATTGATTTTCCACTAAAGAACTACTCTAAAATAGAAATTAAAGAAAGTGCTAAAAAATCTTTAGAAAATGGAAATCCTATATATCCTCAAGGAATAATAAGTGATATGAAAAAATATCATAAAGGAACTTTTGTAATAATTTATTGCAATGAACAATTACTAGCGCTAGGAGAAATTTTATACGATAAAGAAAAAGAACGTTGTTATATTAAACCCTTTCGTGTTTTAAAATAA
- the rbfA gene encoding 30S ribosome-binding factor RbfA → MAYRLERINKEIKRELSNLIQSELKDPRISEMVSITKVKTTNDFRYAKVFVSIYGDKNRQAENMKGLESASAFLRKELGKKIRLRYTPELIFEIDDSIDYGMHIDSILKDIKKSEKEDES, encoded by the coding sequence ATGGCTTATAGATTGGAAAGGATCAATAAAGAGATAAAAAGAGAGTTAAGTAACTTGATTCAGAGTGAATTAAAAGATCCAAGGATATCTGAGATGGTTAGCATTACCAAAGTTAAAACTACAAATGATTTTCGATATGCAAAGGTATTTGTAAGTATTTATGGAGATAAAAATAGACAAGCAGAGAATATGAAAGGGCTAGAAAGTGCAAGCGCCTTTTTAAGAAAGGAATTAGGTAAAAAAATAAGATTACGATATACTCCGGAATTAATATTTGAAATAGATGATTCTATTGATTATGGAATGCATATAGATTCCATTTTAAAAGACATTAAAAAATCAGAAAAAGAAGATGAAAGTTAA
- a CDS encoding DHH family phosphoesterase → MDMIKNIINGIQKNHNFLLTTHLSPDGDALGSIIALGLALEKLNKKVDYYIDPSIPEKFNFLPKIQNLSCNVLDKQYEIGIILDCGDINHLYDRTILKKCNTIINIDHHINNQNYGNMNYINSKAGATGEIIYEIIEFLGVELDHNISKALYTAIVTDTGNFKYSNVTSKTHYIVSELLRIPIDAWKINKKLFDEYPRSKIFLVKRAIDNLQFLLGGRLAIIVITQDDLKDIGCSPKEIEGIINIARNIIGVEVAILLKETASNEFKISFRSNEYVDVGEIALRLGGGGHSRASGCIMHGNRDEIISILKGIVEKKL, encoded by the coding sequence ATGGATATGATAAAAAATATTATAAACGGAATACAGAAAAATCATAATTTTTTACTTACAACTCATTTATCTCCAGATGGAGATGCTTTGGGATCTATAATCGCGTTAGGTTTAGCACTTGAAAAATTAAATAAAAAAGTAGATTATTATATAGATCCTTCTATACCAGAAAAATTTAATTTTTTACCAAAAATTCAAAACTTATCTTGTAATGTATTGGATAAACAATATGAAATAGGTATTATACTAGATTGTGGTGATATTAATCATTTATATGATAGGACAATATTAAAAAAATGTAATACTATTATAAATATAGATCATCATATTAATAATCAAAATTATGGAAATATGAATTATATTAATTCAAAGGCAGGAGCTACAGGAGAAATCATTTATGAGATTATAGAATTTTTAGGAGTAGAATTAGATCATAATATTTCAAAAGCTTTATATACTGCAATTGTAACTGATACTGGCAATTTTAAATATAGTAATGTTACTTCAAAAACTCATTATATTGTAAGTGAATTATTAAGAATTCCTATTGATGCATGGAAAATTAATAAAAAGTTATTTGATGAATATCCTAGATCTAAAATATTTTTAGTAAAAAGAGCAATTGATAATCTTCAATTTCTATTAGGAGGGAGACTAGCTATAATTGTTATTACTCAAGATGATTTAAAAGATATAGGATGCTCTCCTAAAGAAATTGAAGGGATCATTAATATAGCTAGAAATATTATAGGTGTAGAAGTAGCTATATTATTAAAAGAAACAGCATCTAATGAATTCAAAATAAGTTTTAGATCTAATGAATATGTTGATGTAGGAGAAATCGCTCTTAGGTTAGGAGGTGGTGGGCACAGTAGAGCATCAGGATGTATTATGCATGGAAATAGAGATGAGATTATATCCATATTAAAAGGAATTGTTGAGAAAAAATTATAA